A stretch of the Sinorhizobium alkalisoli genome encodes the following:
- a CDS encoding ABC transporter permease, whose product MSSALSLLELLAPYPPGWGGVLLAGALSTLAISLGAYGIGILIGLAGALGKLAGGRPLVIALDLYTTAVRAIPELILIVGLYYAGTDGINRVLLAAGLPPIEINGFVAAVAVLGIVQGAYMTEVLRGAILAVPVGQIEAAKAFGMRPSLRFRRIVLPALIPNALPGLANLWMCVTKDSALIAVVGYQELALATRLAAGNTKHYFLFFFAAALLYLAITLVSNVLFGALEGHFRRGQPKNA is encoded by the coding sequence ATGTCGTCAGCGCTTTCTCTCTTGGAACTGCTAGCCCCCTATCCGCCCGGCTGGGGCGGCGTTCTTCTTGCCGGCGCTTTGTCCACCCTCGCCATCTCCCTCGGCGCCTATGGTATCGGCATCCTGATCGGCCTCGCCGGCGCACTCGGAAAGCTGGCCGGCGGACGCCCGTTGGTGATCGCCCTTGATCTCTACACGACGGCCGTCCGGGCGATCCCGGAACTGATCCTGATCGTCGGGCTCTATTACGCCGGCACGGACGGCATCAATCGCGTGCTGCTTGCCGCGGGCCTTCCGCCAATCGAAATCAACGGTTTCGTTGCGGCCGTCGCGGTGCTCGGCATAGTCCAGGGCGCCTATATGACGGAAGTGCTCCGCGGTGCCATTCTCGCCGTTCCCGTCGGCCAGATCGAGGCGGCGAAGGCCTTCGGCATGCGTCCGTCGCTGCGCTTTCGCCGCATCGTGCTGCCGGCGCTGATTCCCAACGCCCTGCCCGGCCTTGCCAATCTGTGGATGTGCGTGACCAAGGACAGTGCCCTGATCGCGGTCGTCGGCTATCAGGAACTGGCGCTGGCGACTCGGCTCGCGGCCGGCAATACCAAGCACTATTTCCTGTTCTTTTTCGCCGCCGCGCTGCTCTATCTGGCGATTACGCTCGTGTCCAACGTGTTATTCGGCGCACTGGAAGGGCACTTCCGACGCGGCCAGCCGAAGAATGCGTGA
- a CDS encoding transporter substrate-binding domain-containing protein, giving the protein MKLLSILLASAALAASTLNAGAEVRFGVMNEAYPPFFTKDASGKWIGWEIELMDTVCAEMKEQCSIVDMSWDGLIPGLETKKFDVIWSSMSITDERRKTIDFTDKYYNTPSKLIGAKDAAAGATVDDVADKTIGIQVSTIQSEYFKTYFAEKASEKTYSTLDEAFQDLAAGRIDYVFGDAIPLAEFLKTDFGKDCCTDMGDVADDPAILGVGIGGGVRKEDTALRDRLNAAIAAVRASGKYGELSKKYFDFDPYGK; this is encoded by the coding sequence ATGAAATTGCTTTCCATCCTGCTCGCCAGCGCAGCGCTCGCCGCATCGACCCTCAACGCCGGTGCGGAAGTACGCTTCGGCGTCATGAACGAGGCCTATCCGCCCTTCTTCACCAAGGACGCTTCCGGCAAGTGGATTGGCTGGGAAATCGAACTGATGGACACGGTCTGCGCGGAGATGAAGGAGCAATGCTCGATCGTCGACATGTCCTGGGACGGCCTCATCCCGGGGCTCGAGACGAAGAAGTTCGACGTGATCTGGTCCTCCATGTCGATTACCGACGAGCGCAGGAAGACCATCGATTTCACCGACAAATACTACAACACGCCAAGCAAGCTGATCGGCGCCAAGGATGCGGCGGCGGGCGCGACGGTTGACGACGTTGCGGACAAGACCATCGGTATCCAGGTTTCGACGATCCAGTCCGAATATTTCAAGACGTATTTCGCCGAGAAGGCGTCGGAGAAGACTTATTCGACGCTCGACGAAGCCTTCCAGGATCTCGCGGCCGGCCGGATCGACTATGTGTTCGGCGATGCGATCCCGCTCGCCGAGTTCCTGAAAACCGACTTCGGCAAGGATTGCTGCACTGACATGGGCGACGTCGCGGACGATCCGGCCATTCTCGGCGTCGGCATCGGCGGCGGCGTGCGCAAGGAAGACACGGCGCTCCGCGACAGGCTCAACGCTGCCATTGCCGCCGTTCGTGCGAGCGGCAAGTACGGTGAACTCTCCAAGAAGTATTTCGACTTCGATCCCTACGGCAAGTGA
- a CDS encoding ABC transporter ATP-binding protein: protein MIEKAVPALLVEDVHKSYGSQDVLRGISLKAYRGDVISIIGSSGAGKSTFLRCINFLEIPDRGRFVIGGEQVEMRARADGRTHPANWRQIERLRTGLGMVFQSFNLWAHMTVLQNVIEAPVHVLKIGRRQAIERAEALLAKVGLYDKRHAYPAFLSGGQQQRAAIARALCVDPDVMLFDEPTSALDPELVGEVLKVIRELAEEGRTMLLVTHEMKFARDVSSQVMFLHQGRVEEEGPPAQIFEAPLSARCREFTGALSA, encoded by the coding sequence ATGATTGAGAAGGCAGTCCCCGCCCTGCTCGTGGAGGACGTCCACAAGAGCTATGGCAGTCAAGACGTCTTGCGCGGCATTTCGCTGAAGGCTTACCGGGGCGACGTCATCTCGATCATCGGATCGTCCGGCGCCGGAAAGAGCACTTTTCTAAGGTGCATCAACTTCCTCGAGATTCCGGATCGCGGCCGTTTCGTCATCGGTGGCGAACAGGTGGAAATGCGAGCCCGTGCCGACGGACGGACGCATCCGGCAAACTGGAGGCAGATCGAACGCCTGCGCACCGGTCTCGGCATGGTCTTCCAGAGCTTCAACCTGTGGGCGCACATGACGGTGCTTCAGAACGTCATCGAGGCGCCGGTCCATGTCCTGAAAATAGGGCGCAGGCAGGCGATCGAACGGGCCGAGGCGTTACTCGCCAAAGTCGGCCTCTACGACAAGCGGCACGCCTATCCGGCTTTCCTCTCCGGCGGCCAACAACAACGCGCCGCCATTGCCCGTGCCCTTTGCGTCGACCCCGACGTGATGCTTTTCGATGAACCGACTTCGGCGCTCGATCCGGAACTAGTCGGCGAGGTCCTGAAGGTCATACGGGAACTTGCCGAAGAGGGCCGCACGATGCTGCTCGTCACCCACGAAATGAAGTTTGCGCGCGATGTTTCCAGCCAGGTGATGTTCCTGCATCAGGGCCGCGTGGAGGAAGAAGGTCCGCCGGCGCAGATTTTCGAAGCCCCACTCAGCGCCCGTTGTCGCGAGTTCACTGGTGCCCTGTCTGCATGA
- a CDS encoding Lrp/AsnC family transcriptional regulator, whose translation MPETLDQFDRSILEIVQRDCQLKAEAIADQVGLSASAVQRRLKRMREEKVITAEIALVDRKVAGTPMTFIAGMEIERENYDALAKFRLWAEKQDHIQQVYYVTGSVDLIAIITAQDVGQYDEITATIMAQNPQIKRIHTNVVLKDIKLGLYVPVED comes from the coding sequence ATGCCAGAAACATTGGATCAATTCGACCGAAGCATTCTCGAAATCGTGCAGCGCGATTGCCAGCTCAAGGCAGAGGCGATCGCAGACCAGGTAGGCCTTTCCGCTTCGGCGGTCCAGCGGCGGCTGAAACGGATGCGTGAGGAGAAGGTGATAACGGCCGAGATCGCGCTCGTCGACCGCAAGGTTGCCGGCACTCCGATGACGTTCATCGCCGGCATGGAGATCGAGCGGGAAAACTATGATGCGCTGGCGAAATTCCGTCTCTGGGCGGAAAAGCAGGACCACATTCAGCAGGTCTATTACGTCACCGGTTCGGTCGACCTGATTGCCATTATCACCGCGCAGGATGTCGGCCAGTACGACGAGATCACGGCCACGATCATGGCGCAAAACCCGCAGATCAAGCGGATCCACACGAACGTCGTTCTGAAGGACATCAAGCTCGGCCTCTACGTACCCGTAGAAGATTAG
- a CDS encoding AAA family ATPase yields the protein MLTEDQSEAIAFLEERRGLEACERMETHISYIFLVGNRAFKMKRAVKLPYVDFSTPGLRLEACEKEVALNAATAPGLYIGVRRVMRGKGGRLRFDNGDELVDAVVEMVRFDQGALLDRMAMEGRLTAELMTRAARMIARFHQAAPVIHQGSGSANIAGVLRINAAGFQTSRVFGDEELREFNRAFEEKLAVHAPLLDAREAAGKVRRCHGDLHLRNICLIDGEPRLFDCIEFNDQIATVDTLYDLAFLLMDLWHRGFPELANLVANRYLDKTNDEDGFVLLPYLMAIRAAVRAHVTATQFEESEARSSELAAEARSYFALARSLIETVSARLIVIGGFSGSGKTTVADMLAAEVGAPPGARVVESDRIRKAMHGVSAEERLPSAAYLPEVSERVYGEMADRTLTLLRAGAPVVANAVFDRVPNRARIEAVAREAGVPYTAVWLDADAALLRRRVASRRVSPSDADLEVLTRQLAAARNDVTWQKVDADRDAREIVRDILGLHTDGQV from the coding sequence ATGTTGACCGAGGACCAGTCGGAGGCGATCGCGTTTCTCGAAGAGCGTCGCGGATTGGAAGCGTGCGAGCGCATGGAAACGCATATTTCCTACATCTTCCTGGTCGGCAATCGCGCCTTCAAGATGAAGCGCGCGGTGAAGCTGCCCTATGTCGATTTCTCAACGCCGGGGTTGAGGCTCGAAGCCTGCGAAAAGGAGGTCGCGCTGAATGCAGCCACAGCGCCCGGCCTCTACATCGGCGTTCGCCGGGTCATGCGCGGCAAGGGCGGCAGGCTGCGCTTCGATAACGGGGATGAGCTTGTCGATGCCGTCGTCGAGATGGTTCGTTTCGACCAGGGCGCGCTGCTCGATCGCATGGCCATGGAAGGTCGGCTGACGGCCGAGCTGATGACCCGAGCGGCGCGGATGATTGCCCGCTTCCACCAGGCGGCGCCGGTCATCCACCAGGGCTCGGGCTCTGCCAACATTGCCGGTGTGCTGCGCATCAACGCCGCCGGCTTTCAGACGAGCCGGGTGTTCGGAGACGAGGAACTTCGTGAGTTTAACCGGGCGTTCGAAGAGAAGCTTGCGGTTCATGCGCCTCTGCTCGATGCGCGCGAAGCCGCCGGCAAGGTCAGGCGCTGTCACGGCGATCTGCACCTGCGCAATATTTGCCTGATCGATGGCGAGCCACGGCTCTTCGACTGCATCGAGTTCAACGATCAGATCGCCACGGTCGATACCCTCTACGACCTCGCCTTTCTGCTGATGGACCTCTGGCATCGTGGTTTCCCGGAACTCGCGAACCTTGTTGCGAACCGGTATCTCGACAAAACGAATGACGAAGACGGATTCGTGCTCTTGCCCTACCTGATGGCGATCCGCGCCGCCGTCAGGGCCCATGTCACCGCCACGCAGTTCGAGGAAAGCGAGGCGCGATCGAGCGAACTGGCGGCGGAGGCCCGGTCCTATTTCGCGCTCGCCCGTTCCTTGATCGAGACCGTGTCGGCGCGGCTGATCGTGATCGGCGGCTTCAGCGGCTCCGGCAAGACGACTGTCGCGGATATGCTGGCTGCCGAGGTTGGTGCACCGCCGGGAGCACGGGTCGTCGAAAGCGATCGCATCCGCAAAGCCATGCACGGCGTTTCGGCTGAGGAAAGACTCCCGTCGGCCGCCTATCTCCCGGAAGTCTCGGAGAGAGTTTATGGCGAGATGGCGGATCGGACCCTGACCCTCTTGCGCGCGGGCGCCCCGGTGGTTGCCAACGCCGTGTTCGACAGGGTACCGAACCGCGCCCGCATCGAAGCCGTGGCGCGGGAGGCCGGCGTGCCGTACACCGCCGTCTGGCTCGATGCGGATGCCGCGCTGCTTCGTCGACGCGTTGCATCACGCAGGGTCAGTCCCTCCGACGCGGATCTTGAGGTTCTGACGCGGCAGCTCGCCGCCGCCAGGAATGACGTTACCTGGCAAAAGGTGGATGCCGATCGGGACGCGAGAGAAATCGTGCGCGACATTCTCGGCCTGCATACCGACGGGCAAGTCTGA
- a CDS encoding bifunctional acetate--CoA ligase family protein/GNAT family N-acetyltransferase, with protein MTIRNLHYAIDPKSLAVIGASSRQGSLGRVVIDNVLSMGFGGEIWPVNPKYRAVAGLRCYARVADIPGVPDLAVIVTPPQTIPGLIRDLGERGTRAAVVITAGLSEENGLRQAMLDAAKPHLFRIIGPNTVGLIVPAAKLNASFVHLQPQAGGIALLSQSGAIATSLIDWAADNEVGFSQIVSLGDMADVDAADCLDLLAGDPKTRAIVMYLEAVPNPRKFLSAARAAARLKPVVAIKSGRHAEAAKAAATHTGALSGADRVVDAALRRAGVLRIESLGELFNATETIGRFAPLKCTRASIVTNGGGAGVLAVDRLVDFGCELAELSAETIQALDQVLPANWSRANPVDIIGDASPERYRAATEIVAQDPATDILIVMNCPTGLASPLEAARAVASLSQSGTIAGKPVLSCWLGSRTARDGRQALQEAKLASYDTPADVALAASYLANWSRAQESLLRVPPSRAGDTAVHDSKAVMDIFRRVASEGRRMLNEPEAKAVIAAYGIATPTTLVAVSPEETEKAAAALLANSAKVVVKLLSKAVSHKSDVGGVVLDITAAAAAREAAETIAARLKAHDPNAVLEGFAVQPMIERRRAWELILGTSRDPVFGPIILFGSGGVSVEVVADTAVALPPLDDVLADDLIERTRIGRLLAGFRDQPPAHRTAILSALCALSQMIVDFPAIVSMDINPLLADEEGAIALDARIEIDPNAAAVPGPNRDLAIRPYPAGWEREIVLGARAYRIRPIRPADAALYPTFFARTAPDDIRLRFLAPRKSFPHQMLVRLTQIDYEREMAFIALEKESGDLAGIARLYADPDHETAEYGLLVRTDLQGQGLGWALLSHLRDYAAADGLQCMEGIMLSENSRMQHMCREFGFSIRQHPSDPRLQVASLDLKPRSADGDTRSR; from the coding sequence ATGACCATTCGAAACCTTCATTATGCCATCGACCCGAAGTCGCTTGCGGTGATCGGCGCCTCCAGCCGTCAAGGTTCGCTCGGTCGCGTCGTCATCGACAATGTGCTGTCGATGGGATTCGGGGGAGAGATCTGGCCGGTGAACCCGAAATACCGCGCGGTCGCCGGGCTTCGCTGCTATGCACGTGTTGCCGACATCCCCGGGGTTCCCGATCTTGCGGTCATCGTCACGCCGCCGCAAACGATACCCGGTCTCATCCGTGACCTCGGCGAGCGGGGTACCCGAGCCGCGGTGGTGATCACGGCCGGTCTTTCTGAGGAGAATGGCTTGCGGCAGGCGATGCTTGATGCCGCAAAACCCCATCTCTTCCGCATCATCGGCCCCAACACGGTGGGCCTCATCGTGCCTGCCGCGAAGCTCAATGCGAGTTTCGTGCATCTCCAGCCGCAGGCGGGCGGCATTGCGCTGCTCTCGCAGTCTGGCGCCATCGCGACCTCACTCATCGATTGGGCGGCCGACAACGAAGTCGGCTTTTCGCAGATCGTGTCGCTCGGTGACATGGCCGACGTCGACGCCGCCGATTGCCTTGATCTATTGGCGGGCGACCCGAAGACCCGGGCGATCGTGATGTATCTCGAAGCCGTGCCGAACCCGCGCAAGTTCCTTTCGGCAGCCCGGGCGGCTGCCCGATTGAAGCCGGTCGTCGCTATAAAATCCGGGCGCCACGCAGAGGCTGCGAAGGCCGCAGCCACGCACACCGGCGCGCTATCCGGCGCCGACCGGGTGGTTGATGCCGCCTTGCGCCGCGCCGGCGTGCTCAGGATCGAGAGCCTTGGTGAACTGTTCAATGCAACGGAAACGATCGGTCGCTTCGCGCCGCTGAAATGCACCCGTGCCTCGATCGTCACCAATGGCGGCGGAGCCGGCGTGCTTGCCGTCGACCGCTTGGTGGATTTCGGCTGCGAACTGGCGGAGCTGTCGGCCGAGACCATCCAGGCCCTGGACCAGGTTCTGCCCGCCAATTGGTCGCGGGCTAATCCGGTGGACATTATCGGCGATGCATCGCCCGAGCGTTACCGGGCAGCGACAGAAATCGTGGCTCAGGACCCGGCGACCGACATCCTCATCGTCATGAACTGCCCGACCGGGCTCGCTTCGCCCCTAGAGGCGGCGCGCGCCGTCGCTTCGCTGTCGCAGTCCGGGACGATCGCCGGCAAGCCCGTCCTGTCCTGCTGGCTCGGCAGCCGCACCGCCAGAGACGGCCGCCAAGCCCTGCAGGAGGCGAAGCTCGCAAGCTATGACACACCGGCCGACGTCGCGCTGGCCGCCTCCTACCTGGCAAACTGGTCGCGGGCACAGGAGTCGCTGCTCCGTGTTCCCCCTAGCCGCGCCGGCGACACAGCCGTCCACGACAGCAAGGCTGTAATGGACATCTTCCGGCGCGTGGCGTCGGAGGGGCGACGGATGCTGAACGAACCGGAGGCAAAGGCTGTCATTGCCGCCTATGGCATCGCGACGCCGACGACACTCGTCGCCGTATCGCCCGAGGAGACGGAAAAGGCCGCCGCCGCACTTCTCGCCAACTCGGCCAAGGTCGTCGTCAAGCTGCTTTCAAAGGCAGTCAGCCACAAGTCCGACGTCGGCGGCGTCGTGCTCGACATCACGGCCGCCGCCGCTGCGCGAGAAGCGGCGGAAACGATCGCGGCGCGGCTCAAGGCGCATGACCCGAATGCCGTCCTGGAGGGTTTCGCTGTGCAGCCGATGATCGAACGCAGGCGCGCTTGGGAACTGATCCTCGGAACGAGCCGCGACCCGGTCTTCGGCCCCATCATATTGTTCGGATCGGGTGGCGTCTCGGTGGAAGTCGTCGCGGATACGGCGGTCGCCCTGCCGCCGCTCGATGATGTGCTCGCCGACGATCTCATCGAACGCACGCGCATCGGCCGCCTGCTCGCCGGCTTCCGCGATCAGCCGCCGGCGCATCGAACTGCGATTTTGAGCGCGCTCTGCGCACTCTCGCAAATGATCGTCGATTTCCCCGCCATCGTCTCGATGGACATCAATCCCTTGCTGGCGGACGAGGAAGGTGCGATCGCGCTTGACGCCCGCATCGAAATCGACCCGAATGCGGCAGCCGTGCCGGGCCCCAATCGCGATCTCGCGATCCGCCCCTATCCCGCCGGCTGGGAACGAGAGATCGTGCTCGGGGCGAGAGCTTACCGCATTCGCCCGATCAGGCCGGCCGACGCGGCCCTCTATCCGACCTTCTTCGCCAGGACTGCGCCGGACGACATTCGCTTGCGCTTCCTGGCGCCGCGCAAAAGCTTTCCACACCAGATGCTGGTGCGGCTGACGCAGATCGACTACGAGCGCGAGATGGCCTTTATAGCGCTTGAGAAGGAAAGCGGAGATCTGGCCGGCATCGCAAGGCTCTATGCCGATCCCGACCACGAGACGGCGGAGTACGGCCTGCTCGTGCGGACCGATCTGCAGGGACAGGGTCTCGGCTGGGCGCTGCTCTCGCATTTGCGCGACTATGCCGCGGCCGATGGGCTCCAATGCATGGAGGGGATCATGCTGAGCGAAAACAGCAGGATGCAGCACATGTGTCGCGAATTCGGCTTTTCGATCCGCCAGCATCCCTCGGACCCTCGCCTGCAGGTCGCGTCGCTGGACCTGAAACCCCGTTCGGCCGACGGTGATACCAGGTCTCGATGA
- a CDS encoding hybrid sensor histidine kinase/response regulator: MEKRVSHIVDALDGANVIVHGADGRITHWSKGCEELYGWSRGEARGKAVHDLLATTFPKSIEEIRSHLNAHGAWAGELEQRHKDGTTVFVASRWILLASEDGGRGAIVQTDSDITNLRQTQADLAAREAHLRSILDTVPEAMVVIDEKGRINSFSAAAERLFGYKEHSVLGRNVSMLMPQPDRDAHDGYIANYLHTGERRIIGIGRVVTGQRKDGTTFPMELSVGEAVSGGKRIFTGFIRDLTSRQRIEEELRQAQKMEAVGQLTGGLAHDFNNLLTVITGNLEMIEARLEDEKLLSLLSEAQAAADSGAKLTGQLLAFGRRQPLNPKLVDVGELVSNFSNLLTRTLGETIELRTMVTGAGNLALVDVSQLQNTLLNLALNARDAMSAGGRLTVEISTTVLDRDYVLMYPEVRMGRYVLITVTDTGTGMSEEVKRHAFEPFFTTKGTGAGTGLGLSMVYGFVKQSGGHIQLYSERGQGTSVRIFLPAARGEEDMVEPKGGGEIAPEPIARGHETILVVEDDPRVRRVVVARLEDAGYRVIEAEAAGQALELLSEHPEVALVFTDVIMPGGMNGGELAQHVRALRPDAKMLFTSGYAEPSVIGKELSDPGSWLRKPYTAKELARRLRNLLD; the protein is encoded by the coding sequence ATGGAAAAGCGCGTAAGCCACATCGTGGATGCCCTCGACGGGGCGAATGTCATCGTCCACGGAGCCGACGGCAGGATCACCCACTGGAGCAAGGGCTGTGAAGAACTCTACGGCTGGTCGCGCGGCGAAGCCCGGGGCAAGGCCGTTCACGACCTGCTGGCGACAACTTTCCCGAAATCGATCGAGGAAATTCGCAGCCATCTCAACGCACACGGGGCTTGGGCAGGCGAGCTGGAGCAGAGGCACAAGGACGGCACCACCGTCTTCGTCGCGAGCCGCTGGATCCTTCTCGCCTCGGAAGACGGCGGTCGCGGCGCCATCGTCCAGACCGATAGCGACATCACCAATCTGAGACAGACGCAGGCGGACCTTGCGGCCCGTGAGGCGCATTTGCGATCAATCCTTGATACGGTGCCCGAGGCAATGGTCGTGATCGACGAAAAGGGCAGGATCAACTCCTTTAGCGCCGCGGCCGAGCGGCTATTCGGATACAAGGAACATTCGGTTCTTGGCCGCAATGTCAGCATGCTGATGCCGCAGCCGGACCGGGATGCGCATGACGGCTATATCGCCAATTACCTGCATACGGGTGAAAGGCGGATCATCGGCATCGGCCGCGTCGTCACCGGGCAGCGCAAGGACGGCACCACCTTTCCGATGGAGCTTTCCGTTGGCGAGGCGGTCTCCGGGGGCAAGCGGATTTTCACAGGCTTCATTCGCGATCTCACGAGTCGCCAGCGCATTGAGGAAGAGCTTCGTCAGGCGCAGAAGATGGAGGCCGTCGGGCAACTGACAGGCGGTCTCGCTCATGATTTCAACAATCTTCTGACTGTGATCACCGGCAATCTGGAAATGATCGAGGCCCGGCTTGAGGACGAGAAGCTCCTGTCGCTCTTGAGCGAAGCCCAGGCGGCGGCGGACAGCGGCGCGAAATTGACGGGACAATTGCTTGCCTTCGGCCGGCGCCAGCCGCTCAATCCGAAGCTCGTCGACGTCGGCGAGCTGGTTTCGAACTTCTCCAACCTCCTGACGAGAACATTGGGCGAAACGATCGAGCTCCGCACCATGGTGACTGGCGCCGGCAATCTGGCGCTCGTCGACGTCTCTCAGCTTCAGAACACGCTGCTGAACCTGGCGCTGAACGCTCGCGACGCCATGTCCGCCGGTGGCCGGTTGACCGTCGAAATCTCGACGACGGTTCTCGATCGAGACTATGTGCTCATGTATCCCGAAGTCCGGATGGGCCGCTACGTCCTCATCACCGTGACCGACACCGGTACCGGCATGAGCGAGGAGGTCAAGCGCCACGCTTTCGAACCCTTCTTCACAACCAAGGGCACGGGTGCCGGCACGGGACTGGGGCTGAGCATGGTCTATGGCTTCGTCAAGCAATCCGGCGGCCATATCCAGCTTTACAGCGAGCGCGGCCAGGGTACGAGCGTACGCATCTTCCTTCCCGCGGCGCGGGGCGAGGAGGACATGGTCGAGCCGAAGGGAGGCGGGGAAATTGCTCCCGAGCCAATTGCGAGGGGCCACGAGACGATCCTGGTGGTGGAAGACGATCCGCGGGTTCGGCGCGTCGTCGTCGCTCGACTGGAGGATGCCGGCTACAGGGTCATTGAAGCCGAGGCCGCAGGCCAAGCGCTGGAACTGCTCTCCGAGCACCCGGAAGTCGCGCTCGTGTTCACGGATGTGATCATGCCGGGGGGCATGAATGGCGGTGAACTGGCGCAGCATGTGCGCGCGCTGCGGCCCGACGCAAAGATGCTTTTCACCTCCGGTTATGCCGAGCCGAGCGTAATCGGCAAGGAATTGTCGGATCCCGGAAGCTGGCTGCGAAAACCTTATACGGCGAAGGAACTCGCCCGACGCCTCCGTAATCTGCTCGATTGA